The sequence below is a genomic window from Pleuronectes platessa chromosome 13, fPlePla1.1, whole genome shotgun sequence.
ATGaggacaaaaatatatattttaggcCACCCTTGGCATTTCAAAACCAAAAATTGAGTCTGTTAATCTGCAAGTCTAAGTGAACACTTGTGCaaattttgaaaatatttcttAGGTGTCCTTAAGATAATGCTTTGACGAGGCAAAGAGTGGTTATGTGAGGTCACATTGACCTATTCCTCTGGCCTCCTTGTTCCAAAGAAAAGGCAAATTGAAGTAACGATGATGTCTGTTTCTTGACCACCCCTAACGTGCATCAGGCAGCCATCCAGTCCCAGTTGGATGGCGTTCGCACTGGTCTGACCCAGCTGCACAGTGCCCTGCTGGATGTCAAAGATATCCAGAGCTCATTGGCTGATGTGAGTAAGGATTGGAGGCAGAGCATCAATACCATTGAGAACCTGAAAGATGTCAAAGATGCTGTAGTTCAACACAGTCAGCTGGCCTCCGCTGTGGAAAaccttaaaaacattttctctggTAAGTTCATTTCAAGCCCACACAAAAGATGTGACTCGTGTTACAAATCTCAGGCATTATCAACAATCAATTGGtcacagagaaaaaaatctgCTCATTATGTCCAGAACTAGATAAGCCACGGTGCATTGAGTGCACTAATTTAAGTGCTTGTTCTTATATGATGTGCACCTGCCCAAAAATGTCTCGCCGCCATGCTTCGAGGCCATGTAGACCGAAaatgctgtgattggtctgcttagtAGCATAGTATTTCCAGCAGATTCTGCGCCATATTGAATTGAAGGAACACACATGTATGacatctttcttttctgtgcTGCACTTTTTTAGGGAATAGCAATTGCTCTTCAACATCAATCAGCTCCAACTCCAACACAATACGCTTAGTATCACTAGCTATTGTTCTGAAATAAACAGAGacgccagagaatttgtaaataagcaaACCAGAAACCGGAAGACACTTAACACAAGCCTAGAATTATGAATGCATGGCCCTGTGCGTAGGCCATGTCCGTACTTAGACTCAGAAGCTTGAATTGGGCTTCACACTTGTCTAACCAAGTGGTCAGGTTATGGATCCATCAATTGTCCAGTCAAACTGGAGACTCCTGCTCTAGAGAGGACACTATTATTGCTGAAACATCCTGGGCCTTCGATAGGTTTCAGGCAACAAGGGAACCATGAATTCTGACTCTGTCTCATAATGGAAACAAGAAGTTATTGTCTTGACCCTGTTATAGATTAACTTTTCTCCTGCTATCTCTTAAGCAATCTGTCTGTCACCTTGCTGTATTTACAGTACCGGAAATTGTTGCTGAGACGCAGCAACTGATAGAGCAGGCAGACCTGCTGCAAGCCCATAGGAAGCTGATAGAGCTGGAGTGTTCACGGGATGACCTCATGTATGAGCAGTATCGTATGGACAGCAGGAACACCAGTGACATGAACCTCATCTCGATCTACTTTGAAGATGTAAGTAACTTAACTGAAACACCAGAGAACCCTAACCCAATTTATCTGTTGATACCTTTTTTCAATTCATTGGAAAAAACGACAAAAGCTACACTTTACTCTTTCCAGCAGATTGTTCCAAAAGCAACCTCATCTTCTTGTACAAGgctgtttctaaatgtattacaGATTTCTGCAACTTAATTAAGATGATAATTTCAGGTATAGATAGCTACAATTTAATTCTGACTAGTCATTATCCAAGTTCAAGATAAGATCaagaggtgtgtttgtttgtgtgtgtgtgtgtgtgtgtgtgtgtgtgtgtgtgtgtgtgtgtgtgtgtgtgtgtgtgtgtgtgtgtgtgtgtgtgtgtgtgtgtgtgtgtgtgtgtgtgtgtgtgtgtgtgtgtgtgtgtgtgtgtgtgtgtgtgtgtgtgttcgcacgCCTTGATAAAGTATTATCAATGTGATCCAAACAGCACACATTCTCCTTGATTAATCTCTTATCCATTGCTCCAGTAAGGAtccaaaagtaaaagtatttttaaagaaaattatttCAGGAGCATTGCTAGCATGCCTTATCCCTGTTTTAATGATGAAATCAATGCTGTGAAAAGTACATAATGTTGACTTTACCATCTAAGAGATCAGATTATTTCAATACCCAAAATATGTATTCCCTATGAACATAAATAGCGGTACCCTCTAGCAATTTGAGGTAGATTGCTGCCTTGAACCAAGCAGCAGTCGAGGCACAAAATacaagtttaaagtttaaaaaaagattgcgttcaatatatataaaacatgttttcctgATATCTTACAAATCAGCAGAGTTTTAGGTCCCTTTTAAAAGAGGCCAATTTTGCTTGAGCCTTTGCATTAAACTAGGCTCCACCCTCAGCCCTAGTCTTTTGCTGGAGCAGGAAGGACAACTCCAGGCAGATAACTCAACTGGGTTCATGCTACTCCCACCTCAGATACTTTCCCCCCCCTGTATCCTGACATGAGTGCAGATACACCATCATGTCTTTTTTAATACAAAGATTTATCTTTAAAAGAATAGTGTGTAGACCATTTTCCCTTTCACTGAGTTCAGAGACATCTTTGTTGTAGGAAGACTTTGTAGTGAACAGCATATTCTTGCTGCAGGAGACATCAATAACATACAAGTTTAAACCAATCTTCCTATTTAGAAATATCAATTAATTTGCAAACAATGACCCTCATTGTAGAAGAGTTAGTAGATTTAGTCTTAAACTACAGACAGTTCATTTCACTTttgaataaatgtgtttgttttatttatgttaagttaaatatttaaggttgttagaTTATAGCCTCTGTTCTTTTCCAGGTTCAGGGCTTGTCAGATGAGCTTGCAAAACAGTTATGGATGGTACTGCAGAGGTCCATGGTAACAGTTCGCCGTGACCCTACTATGCTGGTGTCAGTGGTTCGTGTCattgagagggaggagaagatcgATCGGCGTATGGTTGACCGTAAAAAGCAGTCTGGGTTCATCCCACCTGGGCGACCCAAACAATGGAAGGACAAGATGTTTGAGGTAGGAAGAGGGATCAGAGTaatcattttattcatttatggaGAATATGAGTGTGGCAGTTGGATTGaagtttatttttcctttgtacTCAGTTTGCTCCCTGCGTCTAGTTGTTTTTCTTCACTCAACTCTTCATCTACTTCTGATGAGAATTCATCCTTCTCTTCTTTgatcccttcatcctcatctgGCTCATCTTGGTCTTTTGGATTTGTTGTGGAATAAACCTCAGACAGAGCCATGCTCACTCATCCCTGTGTATCTGTTGTAGGTGTTGGAGGGAACAGTCAGCACTCGCATTGAGGGCTCCCAGTCGGTGACGAGAGACGAAGATAAAATGTGGCTGGTTCGTCTTCTCGAAATAACCAGGAAATATGTTCTGGATGACCTCATTGTTGTCAAGAACCTCATGGTGCAGTGCTTTCCCCCACACTACAACACTTCCAACAGGTAATGGATACACAATTCGAAGTGTGAATCACTTAGTTTTTCTTTCAACATGGAACAGGTTTCAGACACATTCCCTCACTTGTCCACTTTTGTTGGTCCTGTGTATATTTTCACTGGCTCAGCAGCTGACCATTTTATAGGGGCCCTATATTGCAACATTTATAGTGAAAAGGAATTTCAGTCAGTCCGTTAAACCAAGCCTATTCAATGATTCTCCCCATCACATTTGGGGTTTCAATGAAACGTCAGATAAACTGATTCATACCTTCCAATAGGTGGCCCATTCGATTTAGGTCAGTGGAACATGAGATCTTAAAGAAACCAATGCTATTGTTTGCAGTTACTAAAGTGACAAACCTATAATATCCAAATAACATCTGTGCTAGTGCAGGTGAATCAATGACATTGGAAAAGCATTATTTCATGTATGTATCAAACGCACACAGGCTGCTAGCAGTGGTCTGTATGCACACTGCCAGGATGCTTTGTAATTACAGGAGCAGTTAAGTTCAGCAACATCGTTGCTATAAACAGGCTCAATCAAGTGGATTGTGTGTCTTCAAAGCGGGGGGGTTCGAAATGAAATTCTGTGAAAATACGGGACCATCGTGCAAACAAAAATATTGCTAGCATGCTACACAAGGTCAAAATCTTTTGTTTTAAGGTTGTTGTGAAAAACGTGACCACACCACATTCTAATGATCTTAAACTAAGGTCTTACAACCATTTCATAATTTTATGGTAATCTTTAATCCGTATTAATTGAGAAAATACTACATTAAGACATTCTGGGTACCCCTACATTCGAAGTGATGGTCTGAAAAATGTAAGGCCAGCTATAAAGCCCTACGCCTTAGCCCTACCCCTCCGTCCCAACAGGTATCATAGTCTACCCCTACAAGTGAACACGCAAAACAAACGGGGAAGGGCTAAGTGGTAGGGCCAAGGGgggaaatgggattgggccttaaATGATGAGGGAGAGTCTGCACACTCCTTTTTGTTTTCGGTTCAGATACATGTACCGTTACACCACTAATAGCTGGTTTTTATTGACCATTGTTATGTTATTTTGTTCTTAACAAATTATGCATTGTACATCAGTAAAGATTTTTAACttaaataatttgtgtgtgtgtgtaccatttaaacattaacaTGTGCAATTTTGTATACGTGTGTCTCAGGTTTTTCAGTCTCTACCACAATGCTGTGTCCACTCGTGTCAAAGAACTGGCTGCTGAGGACTTGGAGGCAAATGAGATCGTGTCCATGTTAACCTGGGTTCTCAACACATACAAGAGGTGcacaaataattataaatacttAAACTAGCTGTATGTGAATTAGTTAAATAATTTTGTACTTTCACCAGTTAAAAGACAGAACTTTATTAGTTAGTAagcacatagaaaaacaaggggTTCTgttcatataataatataaaattccCATTATCGAGCTGATATTATATTGGACTGATATATATCATGCATCCCTAATTGTTTGTCTGATTTCCCTTCACATCTAGAGCCTAAATTACAGTCTGATACAGTATTACTGATAATGCTGTTATAATACATTCACAAATCATATTTACCAAAATATCCAACAGTTAATATATGTGAAATATGTATCAACTAAATATGTGTTATCACAAGCTTATAGAATCCAAGAGGCACCTGCAGATGGAAATAGTAATTAGTCAAAGTGTGTTCTTGTGTATGTTTCAGTGTGGAGATGATGGGCCATCCAGAGCTTCATTCAGAGTGTGACATCAACCAGCTGGAACCTCTGCTGCCTCAGGATGTGGTGAATGACCTGCTCAGCAAATATGTCCAGACTTTTACAGTAAGCACCACACACCAAGAGGGAAGTGAATACACATTGACTAAATTAGTCATCAAGTTTGGTGCCTTTATACAGTACACATCATACTTGCCTATATTTCAATCGGAACAATGTTAGAAAATTATCCTTTTGGTTACCACAGAAAAGTGCACATGGTCAACTGGACTTGCTTATTTCTTTTCATCACTCATCCAAGAGTTTTCTTCAGTTCTTACCAACTAATGGGAGGTTTTTAGGTTATAAACCTCTGTGTGTCTATACCTTTGTTGAAAGATATAATGTTAAGCAGGAAGGTCAGTGAAACCCCCACTAGTTAGTGGGTTGCTGGGGTTCGTTCCAGTCAAGGTGCGAATGGCTTGTTGATACCTGTAAATCGTATATCCACTCTGCTATTGTCTGAGTCATTAGGGTCACAGTGGTTTGGGTGTTTTTGCTAAGTGTGATTGTCCATGTTTCAGTCAAATATAACAGGCTGGCTGAGGAAGGCCCTGGAAACAGATAAAAAAGACTGGCAGAAAGAAACGGAGCCTGAGGCTGACCAAGACGGATACTACCAGACCACACTTCCTGCCATTGCATTTCAGGTACCCCCCACACAAGCACACTCTCAATTCATTTCACACCATGCTGTATTCCTGACccagaataatcaatcaaacaaattttatatgtatagcccatatttacaaatcgcaatttgtctcatagggctttaataaGGTTCGACATCCTCtgctcttaaccctcaacaagagcaGGGCAAAACTATGAAAAAGTAACATAATGGAAAgtaaattaattgattgattattgttAGTAATGGTAGAGTATCTGAGTAGACATAtcgtatatcaagcagtcttgttttAAATAATAGTCCACAATTAGGATCCACAACCACAATCAGATGTCACCATAATTCACAATCCATCGTCATGATCCACTGCGGCCATAAGGATCCACCATTAGCTGCCACTTCGATCATGGTCCACCACCACTATCCACAATCAACTGCCATACGATACTGGATCTTCCAATACGATCACAATCCTCCGGCATGATACAGGATCCACCATTTCGGTCACGATATCTAATTCGTGATCCACCATCATATTTCATGATCTGCGTGCAGCTTTCGACCTGAATCTGCTAATGTTCAGACAAAAGGTCTCcgggaagaagtcaagtcagttaTATGTATCGATGAGACATTCATATCTTTAATATgataaagagggagaagaggaaagagaagctccatgtgtcccCTGacattctagacctatagcagcatagcTATGAGCAGGTACAAGACAAACCTgaaccagctctaactatacgCTCTTtcataaaggaaggttttaagacTAATCTTAAATGTAGGGAGGCAGAAACCCTGTGTGCCTCCCGCactgaaagtgggagatgattGCACGGGAGAGGAACTTGATAGAATTTGATGATCAAAAGTGTTGaatgctagcctggatgccagacgaacttagccccgcccacaacatttttggtcgggcagttcggtctggagtcgctccgttgggaaaaaattatgcccgaccgggccaatcagattgtcagggcgggctttatacgatgattgacagatgatcaacggtaacgtaatcaaccacgtcatcacagtgccctcgggttgaattcgttttcaacaaacatgcctgccgctggcgagctgagatgtgcagatgctgccattgagtctgttttagaagacatcgacagcgcattcattttgaaagaggaacacagaacgtggaggcgacgccaaagcaccgcgctaatccctatcgccccggcgcttggctgttcacaacggacactgaagcgacgctgaaccgccgggcagcgctaataatatcacccgttgatccagtagatcgctgcacggctttgtgccagtcacaccggaggctgaagcaccgtgctgcgccaaggctgcctcgcggtgcttcagcctccagtgtgaccggcacaaagttttaacatgggagtggatgggagccagctgttatttaaggcttggcgctgcactgaagcgtccggtgtgaacccggcgttagtaaataactcacaatgcgttgcttagcatacgtcacatactacgttgctctgattggttgtaggtctatccaattgagcgaagaagaattttacttcctggtcagttgaaacacgccccataatcacagcccaatggagcggtctcagactcacattctgactagaattgtgagtctgacaacgtcaggctagttgaatgctgcactaagCTGATCTGCTTCTAACCGAGTTAacttcacaacacaaacaggctAACTCAGTGACACTGACCACAGAGGGGCAACAGAGACCAAGCTGAAATTGCATCTGACCAGATAATGCTGGCACAGTTGTGTGAGGCGAGTTAAGAAAGTAATGCGGTAGGTGCTCTCCAAGTCCTGCACGGACAAGCTGTGCAGGACTTGGGGAGCCCTTGAGAGGATGCCATCAGGTCCCACTACTTCTTGCCTTGAGCTCATGTCTCAGCTGGGTTGTTGAAAGGGACCGATTtgataactgttttttttttgctggatGTAGGGGGCTGGTGGGTAAGGTGGTGTCTTGTCTAGAAGGTCTCACATGTCAAATACTGCTCATGGACACAAGACCCGAGATTCAAATGAATTTGacttttaaaaaatctatttcaacATAGCATTTAAAATGGTGTAAGAAGTGCAGTATGGTTATATCTCCTGTATAATCATCTAGAAATACAGTTAATGCTGTGATAAGTTGTTACTGCATCATAGTTTGTGCCAAAATGTAGTTCATACATCTGTCTCATATGGAGTTCCTTGTGAAACTAATGATTTTCTTTGAAATGTGTAGGGGACAGCTTAAATAGGGCAATACCACGTTAACCATGAACAAAAACTGTTGATAGCAGTTTTAAGTTGCAGCCTAAGTGGCCGTGGCAGCATATCTTGGGTTAAACCCAACCTCCTTTCAATGCACCAGTTAACCTTGAAGCTACTCCCAATGTAACAATGTCAACCCTGAACTACCCTGATAAGCTAGTAAATTTGCTTCGTAGTACAAGCCCAAGATGATGAATCGTACAGGTTTTAACCAGATTCAGAACAAACAAATGGGTTGTTTTTAAGCATCATTATTGCCCGCTGCTCTGCAGGAGTGTACTTTTGTGGAGGAGGGTCCCCTCCAGTCTTctttatataattatttttgctCTAGGCCGCTGCAACATCAAAGCAACTTCATTCTGCTCTTGTGTACCAACATCCTCCTAGAAATTCCAACTTCAGTTGAAGACTGACTCACTAAGTAAGGCCTTGCGGATGTAATAGTCTTAAGATGTAAAAGTTAGCCTACTTCATTAAATTGTCTTTATGTATATCAGGGTCTCTGCTATTTAAATGGTGCATGCATACAATCATTTTGCAGTGTTCGCTATAACAAAATCGATACAAATGAGCTACAGtacattttttatgtaaatttgGACATTGTGCCATTGTGAACTATGGTTTTCACGTCACTCTTTGTCAGATGTTTGAGCAGAACCTTCAAGTTGCTGCACAGATTGATGGGGATTTCAAAGAGCAAGTTCTGAAGCTGTGTCTGAAACAGATGAACACTTTCCTCATCAGGTATTTTTGACTTTCTCACTAAAATcttttaaacatcattttagAATCATGGGATTTATTCACGATCAACAAACAGCCAGGGGTGATAATCTAACTACccttttcaaatatttgaaaaggGTAGTTAGATTGACCTGCTATTTAAGGTTTCCTGATTTCGATGtggtgttattttatttaaacatagCTGTTAAAGATCAATTTATTTAGATTGTTTACATTTTAAGCTTCTTAACTTTTTTCTCCCAGTTGTTGTGCCAAAGACAAatgtttgcaacacttcctgtacctgtttcaaaataaaagctctccagtgtttctgttgactgaattagtttactttttaaaagcttttattctgaaatattTGCCGGAGATGCACGGCTTCAgtttaaaaaagttattaaaagttaACGTAAAGAACTTTAGGTAACCGACAGTAGTTTCTGTTCTGGCTATAGCACCTAATGGAAAGCAAGCAAGCAAAAATTACCATTTCGTCAGCAAAGGAAGGTGTCAGATTCAATTTAgattgattaaaatttttacaaaattacATGGATAAAATGGAAACATGGgtagaataataatatttataatattgttCCTATGTAAAAAGTGATGAATTGAATGAATGCCTGCAATAATTATAATTGTTAGTGTGAACCtcacagatgtttgtgttgtatgtAGGTAC
It includes:
- the exoc3 gene encoding exocyst complex component 3, which translates into the protein MEETSREAVATAVQRVAGMLQRSDQLDKVEQYRRREARKKASVEARLKAAIQSQLDGVRTGLTQLHSALLDVKDIQSSLADVSKDWRQSINTIENLKDVKDAVVQHSQLASAVENLKNIFSVPEIVAETQQLIEQADLLQAHRKLIELECSRDDLMYEQYRMDSRNTSDMNLISIYFEDVQGLSDELAKQLWMVLQRSMVTVRRDPTMLVSVVRVIEREEKIDRRMVDRKKQSGFIPPGRPKQWKDKMFEVLEGTVSTRIEGSQSVTRDEDKMWLVRLLEITRKYVLDDLIVVKNLMVQCFPPHYNTSNRFFSLYHNAVSTRVKELAAEDLEANEIVSMLTWVLNTYKSVEMMGHPELHSECDINQLEPLLPQDVVNDLLSKYVQTFTSNITGWLRKALETDKKDWQKETEPEADQDGYYQTTLPAIAFQMFEQNLQVAAQIDGDFKEQVLKLCLKQMNTFLIRYREEAVAYKEDHLRDRKLPQCYVQYMIAIINNCQTFKESINSLKRKYSQSSEATDSDAAIERTLNEVAKEGCQFLLDEVFLDLDNHLNELLTRKWLMGSHAVDTICVTVEDYFNDFNKIKKPFNQEMTSEALRRVVMEYIKAVMQKRITFKNADERREGAERMIKEADQFKFLFRKLAAGEDTDRLCGAISAIAEVFKLTDPTLLYLEVTTLLSKYPDIREEHIQALLAVRGDASREMRQMIIGTLSENKVSYSGVTQPIFKDITVPTMTMTTMNTMTSMATAKLLK